The Thermoleophilia bacterium nucleotide sequence AGCGACACCGAAGAGGATGCTCGCGGCAACGAACACGACGATCGCCGCGAGGAGTGAAGAGAGAGCCCTGTGCAGCACTCCGATCGACTCCGACTTCCTTGAGTAGACACGTTCGCACCTTCAACTCAGGGTAGCACTGTGCTGCCGGCGCGAGCGACCGGAGCCGGGCGACCGCGGCTGCACGCTCCCGAGGGTGGCACCATTCACAGCAGACACATAGAATGCCAACTGCCTACACCGCCGACGGCGCCGCACAGAGCTCGCGCCGTCCGGCCGTCGTACAACCCCCCATACCGGACCAGGTCGTGGCGTGCCGCGTCACGGCAAGCAACAGATGGGAGGCGCCGATGAAGAAGGCCCTCACTCTCACCCTCCTCCTGGCCACCTTGACGCTGCTCCTCGCGCCCGCTGTGACCCAGGCGGCGACGCCGACTTCGACCGAGAAGCAGGTGATTCGCCTGGTCAACAAGGAACGCACCAAGCGCGGCCTTGCTCCAGTGCGCTTCAACACGAAGCTTACCGTCGCCGCCCGCGCTCACTCCCGCGAGATGGCCCGCCGCCAGACGCTCACCCATCGCAGCGCCAACGGCGACAGCGTCGCCACGCGCCTCATCTCATACAGCTACACACGCAGCAGTTGCCGGTACTGGGCCGTCGGTGAAAACATCGCCTGCGCCCGCACCTCGAGTCTTCTCTCCACTCCACAAGGAGTGGTGTATCAATGGATGCACAGCAGCGCGCACCGCGCCGTCATCCTCAAGAGCACGTTCCGCGACGTCGGCGTCGGCATCGCCACCTCCAGCAACGGCGTCCGCTACTTCACTCTCGACATGGGTCGCCGGATCCGCTAGACCCACCCAAGGAGCCGGTGCCGCGCGCCAGCGGCGGAATCGGCCGCAGCGAAGGCGAGACACGAGAAAGGGGGGCCGGCTGGGCCGGCCCCCCTTTGCTCTTTCCGTATGCAATGCGGGCCGCATAGAG carries:
- a CDS encoding CAP domain-containing protein; this encodes MKKALTLTLLLATLTLLLAPAVTQAATPTSTEKQVIRLVNKERTKRGLAPVRFNTKLTVAARAHSREMARRQTLTHRSANGDSVATRLISYSYTRSSCRYWAVGENIACARTSSLLSTPQGVVYQWMHSSAHRAVILKSTFRDVGVGIATSSNGVRYFTLDMGRRIR